The Pseudoalteromonas carrageenovora IAM 12662 DNA window TCGCGTCGCTTCGGGTTTATACACTTGGTTACCCTCTGGTTTACGTGTACTTCGTAAAGTAGAAAACATTGTACGTGAAGAAATGGACAAAGCAGGCGCGATAGAAATGCTAATGCCTGTTATTCAACCTGCAGATTTATGGGAAGAGTCAGGTCGTTGGAATGAATTTGGTCCTGAGCTTATGCGTTTTACAGACCGTCACAACCGTACATTTGCACTTGGTCCAACGCACGAAGAAGTAATAACTGATTTTGTTCGCAAAGAAATAAGCAGCTACAAGCAGTTACCTATAACATTATACCAAGTACAAACTAAAGTACGCGACGAGCGACGCCCTCGTTTTGGTGTTATGCGTGCCCGTGAATTTACAATGAAAGATGCATACTCTTTTCACTTAAGTGAAGAGTGTTTAGATGCAACTTATCAAGCAATGCACAAAGCATATTGTAATATTTTTGAGCGTTTAGGCCTTGACTACCGTCCTGTTATCGCGGATACAGGTTCAATTGGTGGCAGTGTTTCTCACGAGTTTCACGTACTTGCTGAGTCAGGCGAAGATGCAATTGCATTTAGTGATGGCAGCGATTATGCCGCTAACATTGAAAAAGCAGAAGCACTTGCTCCCACTGTTCCTCGCCCAGAAGCAAGCAAAGAGCTAAAAGCATTCCCTACTCCAGATGCTAAAACTATTAATGAGCTTAAAAAACATTACGGTGTAAAACCTCATCGTGGCGTTAAAACGTTAATTGTTTATGGTACGCCTGATGAAAACGAAGTACGTGGTTTAGTAGCACTTGTACTTCGTGGCGATCATGATTTAAATGAACTAAAAGCTGAAAAGCACCCACTTGTTGACTCGCCTCTTGAAATGGCAACAGAAGCAGACATCGTTGACGCTATTGGTGCAAAGCCAGGCTCATTAGGCCCTGTTGGTTTATCAATGCCTATTATTGTTGATAGAACAGCAAATGTAATGGCTGATTTTGTAGCCGGCGCTAATAAAGATGACGAACACTTTAGCGGTATTAACTGGGATCGTGATGTAACTAACTACGAAGTTGCAGATATCCGTAATATTGTTGAAGGTGATGCAAGCCCATGTGGTCAAGGTAACCTTCAAATCAAACGTGGTATTGAAGTAGGCCATATTTTCCAGCTAGGGACTAAATACTCAGAAGCGATGAAAGCCGGCGTGTTAAACGAAGGTGGTAAAAACCAAGTAATGACTATGGGTTGTTACGGTATTGGTGTATCTCGAATTGTTGCTGCTGCTATTGAGCAAAACAATGATGATTACGGTATTAAATGGCCGCAACCTATTGCACCATTTGATTTAGCAATCGTACCAATGAATATGCATAAGTCACATCGTATCCCTGATATTGCTAATAATCTTTACCAAGGTTTAAAAGATGCAGGTTTAGACGTGTTATTTGACGATCGTAAAGAGCGCCCTGGTGTTATGTTTAATGACATGGAGTTAATTGGTGTGCCTTATACACTGGTTATTGGCGAGCGTAACCTTGACGAAAATAAAGTCGAGCTTAAAAACCGTCATACCGGCGAAAAACTTATGGTTGATATAGACACAGCAGTTGAAGTTATTAAGGTTACCGTAAAAGGTTAATTAATAGTTTAACGAGCCTATAAACAGATAGCCGCTTTAATTAGCGGCTTTTTTATTTTAATTTTTTGCGTGTAATGTCATGTAGGCTTAGCCAAAGTGTCTTATAAATGTCACGCGCCTTATCTAAAGTGGATAATTATTCCACTATGGGGAAAGGACATGACAGAGCAATTAAACGCAAACAAGCAGCACTATCCTGCGGTATGGATCTCCGACGTACACCTAGGTTTTAAAGATTGTAAAGCAGAATACCTGCTAGATTTTTTAAACTCAATTGAATGCGATACGCTTTATTTAGTCGGTGATATTGTTGATTTATGGTCGATGAAACGCCAGTTTTATTGGCATCCTTCCCACTACCAAGTACTTAACTGTATACAACAAAAAGCACTGGATGGAACGCGTGTAATTTACATCCCTGGTAACCACGACGAAACGTTTAGACACTATGTGGACCAAACAATTTTTGGTGTAGAAGTCCATCAGCAATATATTCATACCACTAAAGCAAATAAGCGTTTTTTACTGGTTCATGGTGATGATTTTGATATTGCTACCCGCTATAACAAACTCATTAGTATTGCTGGAGATGCAGGCTATGACTTTTTATTATTTTTAAATCGCTGGACTAATCGAATTCGTAAAGTATTTGGTGGTAATTACTATTCACTCGCAGCCTATATAAAAGCGCGTGTACATAAAGCCCGCGAGGCAATTGCAGCCTTTGAAGATGCGGCTATTCACGAAGCTAAAAAGCAAAAGGTGGATGGTATTATTTGTGGTCATATCCATCACCCTAAAATTAAGGTTGAAGATGACATAGTGTATTGCAACGATGGCGATTGGATAGAAAGCTGTACAGCCCTAGTAGAGCAGCAAAACGGTAAAATAGAGTTGCTGCATTGGTCAGACACGCAAAAAGTATTAGAGAGTGCAGATGTAACGAGCATAGTTACACCTACAGCAGTTAAACCGAATAAGTCAGCGGCTTAACCGATGACTTATTAAAAATAAATTGCCTATCGAAAATACTAATTCAACCAGGTTATTAACCTCTCTTTTAGTGTTTTTGGTTTTATAGGCTTGGTAATATAGTCGTTCATACCTGCTGCAATACAGCGCTCTCTATCACCTTCCATAGCACTTGCTGTCATCGCT harbors:
- a CDS encoding proline--tRNA ligase translates to MRTSQYILATLKETPSDAEIVSHQLMLRAGMIRRVASGLYTWLPSGLRVLRKVENIVREEMDKAGAIEMLMPVIQPADLWEESGRWNEFGPELMRFTDRHNRTFALGPTHEEVITDFVRKEISSYKQLPITLYQVQTKVRDERRPRFGVMRAREFTMKDAYSFHLSEECLDATYQAMHKAYCNIFERLGLDYRPVIADTGSIGGSVSHEFHVLAESGEDAIAFSDGSDYAANIEKAEALAPTVPRPEASKELKAFPTPDAKTINELKKHYGVKPHRGVKTLIVYGTPDENEVRGLVALVLRGDHDLNELKAEKHPLVDSPLEMATEADIVDAIGAKPGSLGPVGLSMPIIVDRTANVMADFVAGANKDDEHFSGINWDRDVTNYEVADIRNIVEGDASPCGQGNLQIKRGIEVGHIFQLGTKYSEAMKAGVLNEGGKNQVMTMGCYGIGVSRIVAAAIEQNNDDYGIKWPQPIAPFDLAIVPMNMHKSHRIPDIANNLYQGLKDAGLDVLFDDRKERPGVMFNDMELIGVPYTLVIGERNLDENKVELKNRHTGEKLMVDIDTAVEVIKVTVKG
- a CDS encoding UDP-2,3-diacylglucosamine diphosphatase, giving the protein MTEQLNANKQHYPAVWISDVHLGFKDCKAEYLLDFLNSIECDTLYLVGDIVDLWSMKRQFYWHPSHYQVLNCIQQKALDGTRVIYIPGNHDETFRHYVDQTIFGVEVHQQYIHTTKANKRFLLVHGDDFDIATRYNKLISIAGDAGYDFLLFLNRWTNRIRKVFGGNYYSLAAYIKARVHKAREAIAAFEDAAIHEAKKQKVDGIICGHIHHPKIKVEDDIVYCNDGDWIESCTALVEQQNGKIELLHWSDTQKVLESADVTSIVTPTAVKPNKSAA